Proteins from a genomic interval of Tepidisphaeraceae bacterium:
- a CDS encoding SRPBCC family protein, whose amino-acid sequence MYYELTDAIVVKTDLQATWAFFGRAENLPDITPPWMNFEVLADGPINIGQGTHIDYRIRWAGIPLRWRTRIIDWSPPRQFIDLQLSGPYDLWHHQHTFEQVEDGTLCRDRVLYRVPFGPLGRIANALMVRRQLIEIFEYRRTKIAERMGLVRAVQAKVEIRKV is encoded by the coding sequence GTGTATTACGAACTGACTGATGCCATCGTCGTGAAGACCGACCTGCAGGCCACTTGGGCGTTCTTCGGCCGGGCTGAGAATTTGCCCGACATCACGCCCCCATGGATGAACTTCGAGGTGCTGGCCGACGGGCCGATCAACATCGGCCAGGGCACGCACATCGACTACCGCATTCGCTGGGCGGGCATTCCGCTGCGTTGGCGCACGCGCATTATCGACTGGTCGCCACCGCGGCAGTTCATCGATCTGCAGCTGAGCGGGCCGTACGACCTTTGGCATCACCAGCACACGTTCGAACAGGTCGAAGACGGCACCCTCTGCCGCGACCGCGTGCTCTACCGTGTGCCGTTCGGGCCACTGGGCCGCATCGCCAACGCATTGATGGTGCGCCGGCAACTCATTGAGATCTTCGAGTACCGCCGGACGAAGATCGCCGAGCGAATGGGGCTGGTGAGGGCGGTGCAGGCGAAGGTGGAGATACGCAAAGTGTGA
- a CDS encoding thiol-disulfide oxidoreductase DCC family protein — protein MPAAPPRQSLVVLFDGQCNLCNGAVNFLIDRDHGRRFKFASQQSAAGKELLASYDQPINLKTLVVIDRGQAFTRSAAVLRLVRHLPFPWPLLQVGVAIPRPIADWLYDRVAGNRYRLFGRSDACRMPTPELADRFLG, from the coding sequence ATGCCCGCAGCGCCACCGCGACAATCTCTCGTCGTCCTGTTCGACGGCCAGTGCAACCTGTGCAACGGCGCGGTCAACTTCCTGATCGATCGCGACCACGGTCGGCGGTTCAAGTTCGCCAGCCAGCAATCGGCCGCGGGCAAGGAACTGCTCGCCAGCTACGATCAACCCATCAATTTGAAGACTTTGGTCGTGATCGATCGCGGCCAAGCCTTCACCCGTTCCGCGGCCGTCTTGCGCTTGGTGCGGCACCTGCCGTTTCCATGGCCACTGCTCCAGGTCGGCGTTGCGATCCCGCGACCGATCGCCGACTGGCTGTACGATCGCGTGGCGGGCAACCGCTACCGCCTGTTTGGCCGGTCCGATGCCTGCCGTATGCCGACACCTGAGCTGGCGGATCGCTTCCTGGGTTAG